One window of Trifolium pratense cultivar HEN17-A07 linkage group LG5, ARS_RC_1.1, whole genome shotgun sequence genomic DNA carries:
- the LOC123887010 gene encoding formin-like protein 20 isoform X2 — MALFRRFFYRKPPDRLLEISERVYVFDCCFSPEVLEEDEYRVYMGGVVAQLQDHFPDASFMVFNFREGERRTQVSDILSQYDMTVMEYPRQYEGCPLLPLEMIHHFLRSSESWLSLEGQQNVLLMHCERGGWPVLAFMLAGLLLYRKQYTGEQKTLEMVYKQAPRELLHLLTPFNPQPSQFRYLQYISRRHLGSEWPPSETPLYLDCLILRDLPLFDGGKGCRPVVRVYGPDPSKPANRSSKLLFSTSNSKKHARHYQQAECMLVKIDIHFRVQGDVVLECINLNEDFTGEETMFRIMFHTAFVRSNILMLNRDEIDILWDAKDQYPKDFKAEVLFLDADAVIPDVNTVMVSEDANEIENASPEEFYEVEEIFSNAIDAQESKADDDSQTFHDNAVGGENHKGILREDSDPHAFQDCTQDYGILKQVGKMDSGINAVKDISVDDVNYKFNKSMDSDPQAVKDIAMDDGEIKSTSTAITYDMTIPLETKEILEDADRVSEIMENRFDEDNEATEKELDYKEGQPMPDSSKQKSGKLLPSTAKKQFPSNSKPGDTVGKQKIKETAAFQAKQAKPTAVTRWIPSNKGSYTNSMHVYYPPSRINSAPAGLSNLTTSKEKMEDNKAKSSSAPFGSAAVVSADMKNDLKCRKVATSKSFGHTVSEIDAKCPPSPPSKETSLNSATRAEEQSSEQLLQPPPRPPPPPPPPPPPPPPPLTSFSRQDIRVNLQPETSPSLPPPPPPPPSWKFVASSIVGETRGSLPLLPPTLPFASSEITSKFSEVSTTVTLSRPPPPPPPPPPPPIPPPRYEVSTIPPPPPPPTVPPTKRGISSIPPPPPPPPSFPMSSSNISSFSPPPIASHKAPAPPPPPPPPPFANSYIGSPPPPPFNNAPPATLPPPPPPPPLPPFTSAPPVPPPPPPPPFSASQSTPPPFSRAPPPPPPPPPMSRAPPPPPPPPPMSGAPPPPPPPMSRAPPPPPPPPMSRAPPPPPVFGAPPPPPPPPMSRAPPPPPVSGAPPPPPPPMSRAPPPPPPPMSRAPPPPPPMHGAPPPPPPPGGGGRGPPPPPPPGGRGPPPPPPPGGRGPPPPPLPGGGPPPPPPLGSKGASVGPARPGPVAPGRGGYARPGAVAPRRSSLKPLHWSKVTRALQGSLWEELQRHGELQIAPEFDVSELEKLFSANVPKPTDSSGKPGGRRKSTGSKPEKVHLVDLRRANNTEIMLTKVKMPLPDMMAAVLALDDSVLDVDQVENLIKFCPTKEEMELLKAYTGDKEILGKCEQFFLELMKVPRVESKLRVFAFKIQFQSQVTEFRKSLNTVNSACEEVRKSYKLKDIMKKILFLGNTLNQGTARGSAVGFKLDSLLKLTDTRASNNKMTLMHYLCKVLAERSPGLLDFHKDLVSLEGATKIQLKSLAEEMQAITKGLEKVKQELAGSENDGPVSEVFYVERIHYGS; from the exons ATGGCGCTGTTCAGAAGATTTTTCTACCGAAAGCCGCCGGATCGGCTTTTGGAGATCTCAGAAAGAGTTTATG TTTTTGATTGTTGCTTCTCCCCGGAAGTcttggaagaagatgaatacAGAGTTTATATGGGGGGAGTGGTGGCTCAGCTACAGGATCACTTTCCGGATGCTTCTTTCATGGTGTTCAACTTCAGAGAAGGGGAGAGACGCACCCAAGTCTCGGACATACTTTCTCAGTATGACATGACAGTTATGGAGTATCCTCGGCAATATGAAGGTTGTCCTCTTTTGCCTCTAGAGATGATCCATCACTTTCTTCGATCAAGTGAAAGCTGGCTGTCTTTGGAGGGGCAACAGAATGTGCTTTTGATGCACTGCGAAAGAGGAGGTTGGCCTGTGCTGGCATTCATGCTCGCAGGTCTTCTGTTATACCGGAAACAGTACACCGGAGAGCAGAAGACTCTTGAAATGGTCTACAAGCAAGCTCCTAGAGAACTACTCCACCTGTTAACTCCTTTCAACCCACAGCCTTCTCAGTTCAGATATCTTCAGTATATTTCAAGGAGACATTTGGGTTCTGAGTGGCCACCATCGGAAACACCCTTGTATCTGGATTGTCTGATTCTTAGAGACCTTCCATTATTTGATGGTGGAAAAGGTTGCAGGCCTGTTGTGCGTGTTTATGGCCCGGACCCTTCAAAACCTGCCAATAGAAGTTCAAAGCTTCTTTTTTCAACCTCAAACTCCAAAAAGCATGCTCGACACTATCAACAG GCAGAGTGTATGCTCGTGAAGATTGATATCCATTTTCGTGTGCAAGGAGATGTAGTTCTCGAGTGcataaatttaaatgaagatttTACTGGTGAGGAGACGATGTTTAGAATTATGTTCCATACTGCATTTGTGCGGTCAAATATATTGATGTTGAACCGTGATGAAATTGATATTTTGTGGGATGCAAAGGATCAATATCCCAAGGACTTCAAAGCAGAG GTGCTTTTTTTGGACGCTGATGCTGTTATACCTGATGTGAACACAGTCATGGTGAGTGAAGATGCAAATGAGATAGAAAATGCTTCACCTGAGGAATTCTATGAAGTGGAAGAGATTTTCAGCAATGCAATTGATGCACAGGAAAGTAAGGCAGATGATGATTCTCAAACCTTTCATGACAATGCAGTGGGTGGTGAAAATCATAAAGGGATCTTGAGGGAGGATTCAGATCCTCATGCTTTTCAGGATTGCACGCAAGATTATGGGATTCTCAAACAGGTTGGAAAGATGGATTCCGGTATTAATGCTGTGAAAGATATATCCGTTGATGATGTTAACTACAAGTTCAATAAGAGCATGGATTCAGATCCTCAAGCAGTGAAGGACATTGCCATGGATGATGGAGAAATTAAGTCAACTTCCACTGCCATCACTTATGATATGACGATACCTCTGGAAACAAAGGAAATCCTTGAGGACGCTGATCGGGTATCAGAAATTATGGAGAACAGATTTGATGAAGATAACGAAGCAACGGAAAAGGAATTAGATTACAAGGAAGGGCAGCCTATGCCTGATAGTTCCAAACAAAAATCTGGTAAACTACTTCCATCTACTGCTAAGAAACAATTTCCATCAAACTCAAAGCCAGGAGATACTGTTGGAAAACAAAAGATTAAAGAAACCGCTGCTTTTCAGGCAAAACAAGCTAAACCAACTGCAGTGACTAGGTGGATTCCTTCTAACAAGGGTTCTTACACAAATTCGATGCATGTATATTATCCACCATCAAGGATTAATAGTGCACCAGCTGGACTGTCAAATTTAACCACTTCAAAGGAGAAAATGGAAGATAACAAAGCAAAATCTTCATCTGCTCCTTTTGGCTCTGCAGCAGTTGTTTCTGCTGACATGAAAAATGACCTGAAATGTCGGAAGGTGGCCACTTCAAAATCGTTTGGCCACACAGTATCAGAAATTGATGCAAAATGTCCACCATCACCACCATCAAAAGAGACATCTCTTAATTCAGCTACTCGGGCAGAAGAACAGAGCTCAGAGCAATTGCTACAGCCTCCCCCACGGCCTCCTCCTCCTCCCCCTCCTCCACCACCCCCTCCGCCACCACCCTTAACATCATTTAGTAGACAAGACATTAGGGTGAATTTACAGCCTGAAACTTCTCCGTCACTTCCACCTCCGCCACCACCTCCACCCTCCTGGAAGTTTGTGGCTTCATCAATAGTTGGAGAGACCCGTGGTTCCTTACCACTCTTGCCACCCACTCTTCCCTTTGCTAGCAGTGAAATTACATCAAAATTTTCTGAAGTATCTACAACTGTGACCCTGTCAAGGCCTCCccctcctccaccaccacctccacctcCACCAATCCCCCCTCCAAGGTACGAAGTATCAACCAttcctcctccaccaccaccaccaacagtACCTCCTACAAAGCGTGGAATTTCATCaattcctcctcctcctcctcctcccccCTCATTTCCTATGTCTTCATCAAACATTTCTTCATTCTCGCCACCTCCAATTGCATCTCATAAAGCTCCAGCCCCACCGCCACCCCCACCTCCGCCACCTTTTGCTAATTCATATATAGGTTCACCACCTCCACCTCCTTTTAATAATGCTCCACCAGCAACACttcctcctccaccaccaccaccaccacttcCTCCTTTTACTAGTGCTCCACCAGTACCACCCCCACCTCCTCCACCCCCTTTCAGTGCATCTCAGTCTACACCCCCTCCTTTTAGTAGAGCTCCCCCACCTCCACCTCCACCTCCTCCAATGTCTAGAGCCCCTCCGCCtccacctcctcctcctccaatgTCTGGAGCCCCtccacctcctcctcctccaatgTCTAGAGCCCCTCCGCCTCCACCTCCTCCTCCGATGTCTAGAGCCCCTCCACCTCCTCCGGTGTTTGGAGCCCCTCCACCTCCACCTCCTCCTCCGATGTCTAGAGCCCCTCCACCTCCTCCAGTGTCTGGAGCCCCTCCACCTCCACCTCCTCCAATGTCTAGAGCCCCTCCACCTCCACCTCCTCCGATGTCTAGAGCCcctccaccacctcctccaATGCACGgagcaccaccaccaccaccacctcctggTGGTGGTGGTCGAGGTCCTCCTCCTCCCCCACCTCCTGGTGGTCGAGGCCCACCTCCTCCCCCTCCTCCTGGTGGTCGAGGCCCACCTCCTCCACCTCTTCCTGGTGGTGGACCTCCACCACCACCCCCCTTAGGTTCCAAAGGTGCCAGTGTTGGACCTGCACGCCCTGGTCCAGTGGCACCAGGTCGTGGTGGATATGCACGCCCTGGTGCAGTGGCACCCCGACGATCCTCCTTAAAGCCTTTGCATTGGAGTAAGGTTACAAGGGCATTGCAAGGAAGTTTATGGGAAGAATTACAAAGACACGGAGAACTGCAAAT TGCACCAGAGTTTGATGTTTCAGAGCTAGAAAAACTTTTCTCTGCAAATGTTCCAAAACCTACTGATTCAAGTGGCAAACCTGGAGGGAGGCGCAAGTCTACAGGATCTAAACCTGAAAAAGTTCACTTG GTTGACCTAAGGAGGGCCAATAATACGGAAATCATGCTAACTAAGGTTAAGATGCCACTCCCTGATATGATG GCTGCAGTACTGGCTTTGGATGACTCGGTATTAGATGTTGATCAGGTGGAAAATCTCATTAAGTTTTGTCCCACCAAAGAGGAAATGGAACTTTTGAAG GCATACACTGGCGACAAGGAGATTTTGGGGAAGTGTGAACAG TTTTTTTTGGAGCTGATGAAGGTGCCAAGGGTGGAGTCAAAATTAAGAGTATTCGCTTTCAAAATTCAGTTTCAGTCTCAG GTTACAGAATTTAGGAAGAGTTTAAACACTGTGAACTCTGCCTGTGAAGAG GTCCGAAAATCTTACAAACTAAAGGACATCATGAAGAAAATACTTTTTTTGGGTAATACATTGAACCAGGGAACAGCAAGAG GATCTGCAGTTGGATTTAAGTTGGATAGTCTTTTAAAGCTCACCGACACTCGTGCTTCTAACAATAAGATGACACTGATGCATTATCTTTGCAAG GTGCTAGCTGAAAGGTCGCCCGGACTCCTTGATTTTCACAAAGACCTTGTTAGTCTGGAAGGTGCCACTAAG ATACAATTGAAATCATTAGCAGAAGAGATGCAGGCAATCACCAAGGGATTAGAAAAGGTTAAACAGGAGCTTGCTGGATCGGAAAATGATGGACCTGTGTCCGAAGTTTTCT ACGTTGAAAGGATTCATTATGGTAGCTGA